CCTGCACCCCTCATTCCCACAACATGTCAGATAACAAAGTTTttactgtaaatgaaaaaaatgacagTGAAGTTTTCTGTTAGGTCACTATGCTGGTGACCAACCTAACCAACAAACCAGTCTAAATGTAGGGTAAGATATGGCCCAGTGTGTTAGCCTCATGCCAGAATTAGATTTCATGGCTTCCTAGCTTCTGCTCTTTTGCTTAGTCTACTAGACCAGAGATACTGAAACTTCTTCCACCTTGTGTCCCCAAACCAGCAACAGTTTCTTGTAACAACCTAAAATCTCTCAATCTGCTGTGGTCAGAAAATATTGAAGGATTAATATCAAGGCAAGAAATCATGGCTGACTTTGGGTGCTCGGTGAGGAGTTTGTAGGTGCTGGACGAGAAGCATTTCGGGGATCTGGAGAGGGGTTGGGAGCTAGTAACTAGGGTGCACTGCCTCACTAGTGTGATTGGCTCATTCAGGGAGTGTTAATATTCTGTACCCCACCTGCTGAACTTATTAACTGTGGCATCATAAGAAAAGGTAGCTGTCACTTACATCTTTATCTATACTTCCTGTAGTTCTCAAAGGGGAATAATTTGATGCAAGCAGTTATCTTTGTGGGttatccccctccttccctctgacTGTATCCCCTTTTGGCACTTTACAGGATGGGACTCTGTGGCCATTTTATCTTGTAACTACCCatagctgcttttaaaaaaagcacacagGATTTGCTACTTTTCTTGGTAGTATCTTATGACAACAGTGTTCATTCCGCACTGCATCCTGCTACCAATGGAAGAATAAGATCCTCATTGATTaattagggctagattgtgaacCCCTTAGTCCCACTCATGAGCAGTTACTCAGACAACGTGTCTATTGAAGTCTTTGGACTACTTATGAGTTAACACCTATACCTGAgttagctggcacaggccagctggggACTTCTAAGCACAGCAGGGGAGAAATCTCCTATGTCATTGGTTCTACCAGCCTACAGCACTTTCTCTCCCACACATTGTTCTTCCTTCCTTTTACCTTTTTACCTCTGATTTAATGAGGTAATTAGTTATTAACTTTTCCAGCCTATTGGTTTGGCTCAGTTCCCACATTCAGGTGTTTATAAGGCAACTAATTGAAGTTGCTATGGTCAGACTGCTGGATCAGGTGCTGTTGCTCGGCACTCTGTCAcatgtattaacaagagtgttgtaagctAGGACATGAGAAGtatttcttccactctactcagctctgataaggcctcaattagagaactgtgtccagttgtgggcaccacacttggggaaggatgtggagaaattggagaaagtctagagaatagcaacaaaaatgattaaaggtctaaaaaacatgacatacaagcataggcaccgactctgtgggtgctccggggctggagcacccatgggaaaaaattagtgggtgctctgcacccactggcagccaagctcccttcatcccccgccccacctcttcctcctcccctgagcgtgccatgtccccactcctctgcctacctgccAGCGCTTCCCGCAGGGTTGCTGGGgtgaggcaggggaggggcctcatggaaagggtggagtgggagtgtgggggggaggtcgagcaccccagggaaaggggggaagTCGGCACTTATGcatacaaggaaagattgaaaaaaatgggtttgtttagtctggagaagagaagactgaagaggGACATAACCATCTTCAAGAATGTAAACGGTTGATAAAAAgaagagggtgataaattgttcttcttaaccactgaggacaggacttaaatgggcttaaattgcagcaagggagatttaggtttgacattaggaaaaaaatttcctAAATGTCAGAgtagctaagcactggaacataTTAACTAGGGATGTAGTGGAATCTGCCACAGGAGGTTTTTAAGCACAAGGTTTTTaaggaggttagacaaacacctgttaggggtGGTCTAGTTAATGCTTACTATTGCCTCAAGCAGGGGATTGGAATAGATGActtatcgaggtcccttccaatcctacatttctgtgattcagtAATTCATAGTGTGCATGTACTTATGCCCAATTAGTTACAATATATTCTaattacctgcagcatctgcaggttcagcccattgcagctcccagtggctacagttcgccgttccaggccagtaggggctgcgggaagcagcatgggccgagggatgtgctggcagcTGCTTcgtgcagcccccattggcctggaacagtgaaccgcggccagtgggagctgcgatcggctgaacctgcggacactgcaggtaaacaaaccgtcctggcctgtCAGTGAATTTACCCGATGGgtcgcgtgccaaaggttgccaatccctgttatATTCAGTTCTGATCAGTCAATCTCAAAATATATAGCAGAGAGGATTAAGAGAGAAGTGACAAAAATGGGATTGTGTATGGAGAGATTTCTgtaagagagactgaaaagacagGGACTGTTTAGTTTTGAGGGGAGACATAAGATGGGACTTGATATAGCTATATGTAATAATGACTGCTGGAAAGATATTTAACAGGGCacctttatttatattttctcatAATAAGAACAAAGGGACATTCCATACAGCATGTAAATTATCTGTGGTACTCTGTGCCACAAGACATCACTGTGACTAAGAGTTTAGTAGCACtgaaaaaggattagacatttatgtgGCTAATGAGGACATCCacagtttttggttttgtttttagaagGCACatagaccccccccgccccatactCTGAGGCACTGGTGATTAGACTGGTTGgttggaagtcaggactcctagtCTTTATTTCTGGGTATGCCAACAAGCCACTATGAGACCTTGAGTATAGCACCTAGCCTCCCTGTACCTTGGTTTACCCACtggtaagaaagaaaaaataataatgaaattaaTCACACAGGACATGTATAACTATGGATGACAACCAATAGTACAGATAAGGGCATAATTTCTTCCTCATGTCTATTCCATATAAATCCATTCACTTTAGTGGAGGTGGATcaggcttcaatgggactactcacttgcttaaagttaggaatgtgtttaagtaccttgctgaatcggtGCCTATGTAAAGGGAGAATTTATCCCACCATAACTTTTTGACTTCCGAAAAGCAGTAGGTTATCATACGGTTCATTTTTCCCTGAAGTAGAAAATGTAAGTTTGTGGATAAGTGTATGGAATAAACTAGCATGTTAATATAGACTTAAACATACCATCGTCCTAAGTCTGGAGAGTGAATATGAAATACAGACCAATTCTGCACCTTGTATAGtcaatttataccagtataaaatgaatgtaaaataCTACTATTATGATCTGACAATGCTTTATACCTACTCGAATTTGCATTAATGTGGATGACTACACAAGGTACAGGGCAGTGTTTGGTTTGGCCCCATAACCACAATATTTAGAAAgggaataaatataaaataacccAGACAAATACAAACTTACAACAAGCAAGTAATGGTTGGTTTCTAGGAGTATATTTACAAAAGATGGATAATTAAGTTGCTGGTCAAACATATATCTAATACCATGTATAGAGtattacaaaaataaacattCACCAGCAGACAATCTAAATTTAAACTGCTTATAAAACTGTTCAGAAAAAAAGCCCAAGGACTTGGTCAACAGTATACATACAGAAACTGAACCACTGAAATCATGAGCTAGGTAATCTGATCTATAATTCTGCTATCTTGGGTGTGGATATTTGGTGCAGCGTCCTGAACCCGGTATATACACAGTAACATTCCAAACCAGAACAGAAACACTTTAGAGATCCAAAACTTAGAGGCCCAGTTTTGCAGTCCTGATGCATTCACAATTGCTGTTGCAATCATTACAGATgtgggggtttgtgtgtgggagcTGTCCACACTCATGCTGATTTAACACCCACATAACTCCATGGAGTTTAAGTGTAAACATCAAATCAGCCTGCCAGTAACAGGCTCTAAAGGATCACATTTAGAATCTCACAGCCTTTCTGATATTTGCAATTTTAACACTGGGCCCACTTCTACCCCCAAAAACCAGTGGATGTTACAGCCATGAAAAAAAGATCAGGACTGAGACCAGAGTATTTTTAATGCCCTCTCATGGAAGTTTTAATTACAATACCTCCTAGAATAGGAAAATCCTGCTGAACTTCACTGCCCCAAATCTTTTACGGGAAGTTGGGTCTGTGACTATGTTTAAAATGTGAATATCAAATTATAGTGGATTGTTAGGAGCAACCCTCAAGGTCCTGTCTTACTTACcatttatctgttttttttattttgatttaaataataaaaaagacatcTGTACACAGGCTCTATGTGCCCTGACACTCAATCACATTTACAACATAATACTTCCAGtggtattaaaaaacaaaccatcaGACAGGAACAATAGCACAACTCAACTAGCCAGCCAGCTACAAAAAGCTCCTTTCAGCCTCCTCCCAACCACCCATCATTCTGAGAACATATCCTCAACCCTCTCTAAACACCCCTTCCAATAGACAGTTTTTGCTACATGCCTGGAAGGTCACAAATTCAGGCTATTTCAGACCAAGTAACCAATCAATATCTCATCTGTGTGCAATAGACTACaaactttttttaatataaactaGCCAAAACTAACACCTTTTCAGATTGTTTGGTAGTTTGGTAAATTCAGTGTTAGGGGGTTTATATTCTCTTTTCTGGCCAGCCACTAGAGGACAAGGTATTCGCAGGTGTGGCCTGACATTCCCTCCAGCAGAGGGTTCTGGTACGCACACACTTCAGCCAGTAGGTTGCAGACATATCTTTTATATGCAAACCAAGAGGTTTAGACATGTATAAATTGCAAAAATAACAAAGCTGGAAGCAAGCTAAGTGATTGCATCTCTCTCACTGTTGCTAGGCACAACACTTCGCCTGGATGTGTGGGATGGATGGAAAGAATTCCTGACTGGGTGCCTCTTAGGAAACAAGCATACAGTCCAACGCTTCCTGTCTGATGAAGAACCAGTACTCAAGTACGGTAACTAATTGCATTTGGTTTTTTGCCCATTTTAAAACTTCTCCAGTCCAAGCACCTCTGTTCCCTAACAATGTCTTTTGAAAATTGATTATGTTTTGGATTTAACTGCTAGTTTACTTTAGTATTTTAATGTAAGGTGCTATTCAAGCAATTGAAATATCTCCTAAAAGGAGTATAGCAAAAATATCCTCATAATATAAAAAATATATCAGCTCCCATTTTAGTAATTTGGAGCCTGAtctatattgatttcagttgatCATGCTCTTATTTTACAACAGAagtgtatgtattttaaaacGTCACTCTTATTTGGACATTTGGGAATTGTAATGACATTTCTGAAGGCTGCCATAAAGATCACCATTACTTCTTCACTATTGTTTTTAGTAAACTGTTCTTACAACCGAGCATTGTTTATACTAGCCTTGTAAAATTCTACTTGCCCACTCACCTGGAATGAGTTTTTCCTAGACAATTAGTTTTAAGTTGTTATGGTAAAGGGTAAAGACCAGGCAGATTTTGTGACTGTGCCAATACATTTTCGTGGAGATTTTGCAAGCCAATGCCATATTTAATGCCCCTTTAATAACTCTTAACACACATTCCTTACAGTATAATTAAACTGTATTGCAGTGCGTAGCTTTGGTGAGAGATACAAAGGAGAGAAAGGATCCCAGATGTTATCAGTGCAAGGGAAAAGCATCCAATTACTGACCTAACTGGATAAAGAAGATCATTTGACAGTGAAAGATCTTAGGCATGACATAACACATTAAGATTTATTCTAAATGAAATACAGTATACCGGCCCTTTGCCCCTGTAAAAAATAACAGCACTGCATGATAGTGTGGCACCATGTTTAGAACATTGCTTCACACCTTGTGGAACTTGACCTTATCAACTTTTTTGTTTCCCCCATCCTGTGGGGTTACTACAGGAGTGGAGCACAAGATTCTCAATATTTAATTTACTAATTAAAAACCCAGAATGTaaagtgtcagaaatataaaCAAATGGTGTCTTTTTACACTGGATGCTAGCTAACAAATGACTTGACGCTATAGATTTGGAAATAATTAATTAGTGCCTTCATACTATAGAATCTGTCCTGAGTTCAAATATCCTATTCCTGACAGGAAGAGTACATCACCCCATTAATTTTTTACAAGTCATACTACTTTCCAGAAAATGGCAATATCTCATCTGAATTCAATCTGTTTCCTTTAAATCTGGGCATTATAAACACAGTACCCCTTTGTGGTATCTAATTATGTATGCACTGTAGGATATAAAAGGGCAATGTATGAATAACTGACTTGAATGGAGTATTAAGCTAGAACAGAGTAGTTCTCTATCAGTGGAAATGTAATGAAAGATgcaatataattaaaataattgtcATATGGATTACAGTATATGAGATAGTAGCTCAGTGTCAATATTACTGCATACCTAGATTGTGGTGATAGTCTAtggtttatttttctatttagtGGCAGTGGCTTTGTATAGCAAGTGGTTTCTACTGTCTTTACCAAGAACAAGGACACACAGAACATAAGGAATTGTTAGATAAGAATTAGCTGGACAAGTCTACCCTCTTTACATGTATTTTAATCTTTGTCCCTTATTTTGTACCTGTATCATTTAATCACCTCCCCCACTTTTAAAATGTCCAACTATTTGTCTCTGAAATACTTGTACTCTTTTTTCACTGGCCTTTAAAGATCTCGTGTACTCATCTTCTCACATTTTTGAATGTCATGTGGATGTGAAACACCTTACCTTGTGTAAACTGTAAATCCTGTTTCACTTTATGAAACCCTTCTTCACTCGCAATACCTCTAGTGGGTCATCTTAAAATTTTCTCTCTTCAGATTATAAAATCAGCATATGCCGCTTTTTCATTTGTGGATAACAAATATGATCAACAGTGACTAAGCCCTTTTAACAAAGGTACAAATTACTAATTCATATGGGGACCATATTATCTAATCAGCCCATTAGAgcacaaaatcatgagacttaaaGACATATCTTGGCATATGTTTGGCTGAATATTTTTGTGCTGTCATTCTGCAAAGAAATATACATAATTTTGAAAGGTAGTATTTTTCTAATGCTTATGTTATGTTGGATTTCTTTAGTttcttcagttaatttttttttttgcatgtttcTTTTTGTCAGATATCAaaagagggtggctctttacatGGCAGCATTTTTTGGCCACCTTGAGCTCACGGCATGGATACTGAAACAGGGAGTGAGACCCAATGAGGCAGTGGGTGTTCATCCCTACCGAGAATGGTGTCAGGAAACACATCATCCAGATGTAACTAAATGTCCAGTTcatgcagctgcagaagcaggcCAACTAATTATACTGAAGGCCTTTGTCAATTATAGTGTCTTGTGCGTAGAGTGCCAAAATCCAGCAGGGCAAATTCCTCTGAACATATGCATCAAACACAAACATAAGGATTGTGTGCTATATTTAGTTACCAAAATGTGGTCGGTGGTTTCTTATCCTAATTTTTCACTTCCCATGAAGATCTACATTAAATTAAAGCAGTGGCTGCTTAGGGCGCAGAGTCACATCCTTACCATGAAATGGCTTAACCAGGCTGTAGTCTTCAGAACACGAGTGGGGGACACTGTTATCGTGGATGGCTTCACAAAGCCGAAAATGACTTCCAAAGCCAGGATCAAGGCAGCAGGCAATAAGGACTATAAGTTACCAAACCTAACTGATCAAACTCCACATGAGAAAGATTCATGTTCCTTGACAGTTACAAAGGGGAACCAAACAGTAATAAAGCTCAAATTACCTCCATTGGAAGATGCGAATAAACTCCCTAACATACACAGACTTCACCAAAAGAAGAGTATTAGAAAGAAGGCTGCTCAGCCTAGAAAAGATGAAAGTATGGACCAAAATATGTGTTTAGCTAAAGTTCCTCTGCCCCCTATTTCAAGCCTCAGAAATTCACGCCCTCCTTTCTACTATTCAACACCTAATGCTAAATTGCTCTTAAATTCCTCCTCTGAGTGTTTCTCAGAACACAATGGAAGAACTCCAAGAGATAATGCAATCTACTGCTTAGCTATTGCCAGGTATGGTATtctcttttgttttccttctttattTATGTCCCTCCCAGgtgtttatattttcttcttcgggtgcttgctcatgtccattccacactGCACAGTCGGAGATTTTTCCTTCAGTGGTATCAGTTGAACCAGCTCTAGTGCCCTCTGATGCTACGTGCTCATGCATTGGTAGAAGGGCCACAGACAGcccacaccctctcagttccttcttaccgcccttGATGGTCACTGGAACAACTCCTCTTGCCTTGGCAAGCCTTTCATTTAATGGCTTTGTTATGCTCTTCTTTTTTCGCAAGTTTAGTTACCTTTAGTTTATTTCTCTTAGTAGTAGATATATAGTTAGACCTCACAGTTGCATAGAAGGACATGCTCCAGACTTCAAACCCTGTGCCTCCTGTGGCAAGCCTATGCCAGTGAGCGACCCGGACTTCAGCtgtctgaagtgtctgggggaggctcATGTGCAAGGTCTGCCACAGTCCATCTCCCTAGGAGATGAAGGGTGGGTTGTAGAATACATGTCTGCagccacatctcaaagaacaactgtTACAACAGGTAAGAAACTGTATTTTCTAAGTATAATAACGTGATTTGATTTACAGTTCTGTTTTGCCCTCGTTATTAAACTGCATGAGAAAAGGAACCAAAATGTGTAGAAGCGGATCCAAAAACTATCTTGTTTTTTAAAGCTGTATTTTGTTTGTGTGACATTACAACTGGTCACTAAGGTTCTTCAGTAATGGACTGGTGAATTATAATTGGCACTTTCTTAGAAGTTACAAATAACCGATATTTGCAGAGACAAGGTGGATTAagtaaatcttttattggaccaaacatctgttggtgagagagacaagctttcgagccacacagaactcttcctcaagtctgggaaaggtactaaggtaaatggtcccttagaatatgtactaacaacttatgctaaactatcagtttgaccttgtatttagctgtgacactctgaatacctttccctgacttgaggaagagctctgtgtagctcgaaagcttgtctctttcatcaccagaagctggtccaataaaagaacgATCATTTTCCTTTTACTTCCCTTTTTCTTCCTTTACTGTAATTAATGAATCTGAGGTGTATAAAGgtcctcactcaccttgtctctcttatatcctAGCACCCACGCGGCTACAACAACATTGTGGATAGATATTTGCAGGAAATTTTTGTAGGATATGTTTGATGAGGGATTACTGCCACCTACTGGTAGCAATTATTAGTGTACATATCAGTTACAATTGAGGCCTCGTACTGAGAATAATTGTTGATGGAAGAACATCTTTAGCTGACCAGAATCCTTGCACTTAGCCAATGCCCTTGAGTCTAGAA
This DNA window, taken from Caretta caretta isolate rCarCar2 chromosome 9, rCarCar1.hap1, whole genome shotgun sequence, encodes the following:
- the ANKUB1 gene encoding protein ANKUB1, which produces MRIFIAFEGFCEAFDISSDQTVQAVKLMIKDYFHIPLSEDKKGRQYLELIYAGAILKDNWILADIGISVSSTIKCVVKEEDKPAFYVYNAVTQEKVPIKGSIYLLATKVSLLKTLVTLKCGFPNSVYCLRTPEGKEMYDCNTLNDYQLDIGTTLRLDVWDGWKEFLTGCLLGNKHTVQRFLSDEEPVLKYQKRVALYMAAFFGHLELTAWILKQGVRPNEAVGVHPYREWCQETHHPDVTKCPVHAAAEAGQLIILKAFVNYSVLCVECQNPAGQIPLNICIKHKHKDCVLYLVTKMWSVVSYPNFSLPMKIYIKLKQWLLRAQSHILTMKWLNQAVVFRTRVGDTVIVDGFTKPKMTSKARIKAAGNKDYKLPNLTDQTPHEKDSCSLTVTKGNQTVIKLKLPPLEDANKLPNIHRLHQKKSIRKKAAQPRKDESMDQNMCLAKVPLPPISSLRNSRPPFYYSTPNAKLLLNSSSECFSEHNGRTPRDNAIYCLAIASAFKEKPWLQQLGIARTLAKKSVCKPVY